In Primulina eburnea isolate SZY01 chromosome 14, ASM2296580v1, whole genome shotgun sequence, the following proteins share a genomic window:
- the LOC140811690 gene encoding pectinesterase-like, which translates to MDSTRQPLLSSPQNTKFLYLAPAIFALLVSAVFLAPNLVKIIQNDQSNASHICQRALHPETCQNFVSEVVSNAVKPQNTTVILQKMLVKQARLMRHASLHARKLRNQMNQQNEQGALSDCLELIDSSIDLVLDSIKALMDPTGMSPADAQTWLSGVLTNHVTCFDGFKTSSRKSMEAILEDLILRARASLAILAKGSEPDTGMTLTGARGMLLPSWISPVDRKLLQKSASDIKADLVVAKDGSGKYKTVAEAIAAAPDKSKTRFVIYVKKGTYKENVSVGKNKKNLMIVGDGMNSTIITGDLNVVDGSTTFNSATLAAVGEGFILQDICIQNTAGPEKHQAVALRVGADKSVINRCRLDAFQDTLYAHSQRQFYRESYVTGTVDFIFGNSAVVFQKCKLAARKPMAKQKNMVTAQGRTDPNQNTGTSIQDCEIIASDDLKPVQSSFRTYLGRPWKEYSRTVVMQSNIGSLIDPAGWAEWDGDFALKTLYYGEYLNQGPGAGTSKRVNWPGYHVLTDSADAMKFTVKELIQGGDWLSATGVAYTEGL; encoded by the exons ATGGATTCAACACGTCAACCTCTGCTAAGTTCCCCTCAAAATACCAAGTTCCTCTACTTAGCTCCAGCCATTTTCGCTCTACTCGTTTCCGCTGTTTTTCTTGCTCCAAATCTTGTCAAAATAATCCAAAATGACCAGTCAAACGCTTCACATATCTGCCAACGAGCTTTACATCCTGAAACGTGCCAAAATTTTGTGTCTGAAGTCGTCTCCAATGCTGTTAAGCCCCAAAATACCACTGTTATCCTGCAAAAAATGTTGGTGAAGCAAGCCCGTCTAATGAGACACGCTTCTTTACATGCTAGAAAACTGAGAAATCAGATGAATCAGCAAAATGAACAGGGAGCTCTATCGGACTGTCTTGAGCTAATAGACTCATCCATTGatctagttcttgactcgatcAAAGCTCTTATGGATCCAACTGGCATGTCTCCCGCCGATGCACAAACATGGCTAAGTGGCGTGCTCACAAACCACGTCACCTGCTTCGATGGGTTCAAAACTTCATCAAGAAAGTCAATGGAAGCCATTCTTGAAGACCTTATATTGAGGGCTAGGGCTTCTTTGGCAATTCTTGCCAAAGGATCAGAGCCCGATACAGGAATGACACTCACTGGTGCGAGAGGAATGCTGCTGCCTTCATGGATCAGCCCAGTGGACAGGAAATTGCTGCAGAAGTCGGCTAGTGACATAAAAGCTGACCTAGTTGTAGCAAAAGATGGCTCAGGGAAATACAAGACAGTAGCAGAAGCAATTGCAGCAGCGCCTGACAAGAGCAAGACTCGTTTCGTGATCTATGTTAAAAAGGGGACGTACAAGGAGAATGTTTCAGTTGGCAAGAATAAGAAGAATCTGATGATTGTCGGAGATGGTATGAATTCCACAATCATAACAGGTGATCTTAATGTTGTTGATGGATCCACCACCTTCAACTCTGCAACTCTTG CCGCTGTTGGAGAGGGATTTATACTACAAGACATATGCATACAAAACACAGCCGGGCCGGAGAAGCACCAGGCGGTGGCTCTACGCGTCGGTGCCGATAAATCTGTAATAAACCGCTGCCGCCTCGACGCTTTCCAAGACACACTGTACGCGCATTCTCAACGGCAATTTTACAGAGAGAGCTACGTAACGGGAACAGTTGACTTCATATTCGGCAACTCAGCAGTGGTGTTCCAAAAGTGCAAACTGGCGGCCCGAAAACCCATGGCAAAACAGAAAAACATGGTCACGGCTCAAGGAAGAACCGATCCGAATCAGAACACAGGCACTTCGATCCAAGATTGTGAAATCATCGCCAGTGATGACCTCAAACCGGTACAAAGTTCTTTTCGTACTTACCTTGGCCGTCCATGGAAGGAGTACTCGAGGACTGTGGTCATGCAGTCCAACATCGGCAGCCTCATCGATCCGGCAGGATGGGCGGAGTGGGATGGGGATTTTGCGCTGAAGACTTTGTACTATGGGGAGTACTTGAATCAGGGACCTGGGGCTGGAACCAGCAAGAGGGTGAACTGGCCTGGGTATCACGTTCTTACTGACTCGGCCGACGCCATGAAATTTACAGTGAAGGAATTGATCCAGGGTGGGGATTGGTTGAGTGCCACTGGTGTAGCTTACACCGAAGGACTGTAA
- the LOC140812021 gene encoding rab GTPase-activating protein 22-like isoform X2: protein MWRDPGTPADSYYQVRPECTDVPESKFRIKAGKTLSARKWNAAFSTEGYLDIGKTLSRIHRGGIHPSIRGDVWEFLLGCYDPKSSFDERDQIRQRRRVKYAMLKEECRQMFPLIGSGKFVTAPIITEDGEPTKDPIVLQQINSASLNEQNDASGGSHAMNKSNGHQHLDKKEIQWKLTLHQIGLDVVRTDRTLIFFEKQENLSKLWDILAVYSWFDIDVGYGQGMSDLCSPMIILLDDEADAFWCFERLMRKLRGNFRCTGNSVGVEEQLVNLASITQVVDPKLHQHLETLGGGDYLFAFRMLMVLFRREFSFGDSLYLWEMMWALEYDPDLFSMYEEHESTHEKSEGSKGKVKSTRQCGKFERENLRNGGKNAAAPLPISVFLVASVLKDKSSKLLAEARGLDDVVKILNDMTGNLDARKACTGAMKLHKKYLKKAKNA, encoded by the exons ATGTGGAGGGACCCAGGAACTCCAGCTGATTCCTATTACCAGGTTCGGCCTGAATGCACTGATGTTCCCGAAAGCAAGTTCAGGATCAAG GCTGGAAAAACTTTAAGTGCACGGAAATGGAATGCTGCTTTCTCTACAGAAGGTTATCTTGATATTGGCAAAACACTCAGTCGTATTCATCGTGGG GGAATTCATCCATCAATCAGAGGAGATGTTTGGGAATTTTTATTGGGTTGTTATGATCCTAAGAGCAGTTTTGACGAACGAGATCAAATACGACAACGCCGAAG AGTGAAGTATGCAATGTTGAAAGAAGAATGCCGACAAATGTTTCCATTGATTGGAAGTGGCAAGTTTGTCACTGCACCAATCATCACTGAAGATGGTGAACCTACTAAAGATCCTATCGTACTTCAACAAATTAATTCTGCATCTCTTAATGAGCAAAATG ATGCTTCTGGTGGCTCCCACGCAATGAATAAATCAAACGGCCATCAACATCTGGACAAGAAAGAAATCCAGTGGAAACTTACATTACATCAGATAG GTCTCGATGTGGTTCGTACTGACAGAACGCTGATATTTTTTGAAAAGCAAGAAAATTTGTCAAAACTTTGGGATATACTGGCTGTCTACTCCTGGTTTGATATCGATGTCGGGTACGGCCAAG GCATGAGTGATCTTTGCTCTCCTATGATTATTCTCCTTGATGATGAAGCCGATGCATTCTGGTGCTTTGAACGTTTGATGCGGAAATTG CGAGGGAATTTCAGATGCACCGGGAACTCTGTTGGGGTGGAGGAGCAACTTGTTAATCTTGCATCAATAACTCAAGTTGTTGATCCTAAACTTCATCAGCACTTAG AAACCCTGGGTGGGGGTGATTATCTGTTTGCTTTCCGAATGCTCATGGTCTTGTTTCGTCGGGAATTCTCTTTTGGCGATTCATTATACCTTTGGGAG ATGATGTGGGCCCTAGAATATGATCCTGACTTATTCTCCATGTACGAGGAGCATGAATCAACTCATGAAAAGTCGGAGGGATCTAAAGGGAAAGTCAAATCAACAAGACAGTGCGGAAAATTTGAAAGAGAGAACCTGAGAAATGGAGGCAAAAATGCTGCTGCACCTCTGCCTATTTCAGTTTTTTTAGTTGCCAGTGTGCTAAAAGATAAGAGTTCAAAGTTGTTAGCAGAAGCCAGAGGCTTAGATGATGTTGTTAAG ATATTGAATGACATGACTGGAAATCTTGATGCCAGAAAAGCATGCACGGGTGCCATGAAGCTTCACAAGAAATATCTAAAAAAG GCCAAAAATGCATGA
- the LOC140812021 gene encoding rab GTPase-activating protein 22-like isoform X1, translated as MWRDPGTPADSYYQVRPECTDVPESKFRIKAGKTLSARKWNAAFSTEGYLDIGKTLSRIHRGGIHPSIRGDVWEFLLGCYDPKSSFDERDQIRQRRRVKYAMLKEECRQMFPLIGSGKFVTAPIITEDGEPTKDPIVLQQINSASLNEQNGNHGTTADASGGSHAMNKSNGHQHLDKKEIQWKLTLHQIGLDVVRTDRTLIFFEKQENLSKLWDILAVYSWFDIDVGYGQGMSDLCSPMIILLDDEADAFWCFERLMRKLRGNFRCTGNSVGVEEQLVNLASITQVVDPKLHQHLETLGGGDYLFAFRMLMVLFRREFSFGDSLYLWEMMWALEYDPDLFSMYEEHESTHEKSEGSKGKVKSTRQCGKFERENLRNGGKNAAAPLPISVFLVASVLKDKSSKLLAEARGLDDVVKILNDMTGNLDARKACTGAMKLHKKYLKKAKNA; from the exons ATGTGGAGGGACCCAGGAACTCCAGCTGATTCCTATTACCAGGTTCGGCCTGAATGCACTGATGTTCCCGAAAGCAAGTTCAGGATCAAG GCTGGAAAAACTTTAAGTGCACGGAAATGGAATGCTGCTTTCTCTACAGAAGGTTATCTTGATATTGGCAAAACACTCAGTCGTATTCATCGTGGG GGAATTCATCCATCAATCAGAGGAGATGTTTGGGAATTTTTATTGGGTTGTTATGATCCTAAGAGCAGTTTTGACGAACGAGATCAAATACGACAACGCCGAAG AGTGAAGTATGCAATGTTGAAAGAAGAATGCCGACAAATGTTTCCATTGATTGGAAGTGGCAAGTTTGTCACTGCACCAATCATCACTGAAGATGGTGAACCTACTAAAGATCCTATCGTACTTCAACAAATTAATTCTGCATCTCTTAATGAGCAAAATGGTAATCATGGAACCACAGCTG ATGCTTCTGGTGGCTCCCACGCAATGAATAAATCAAACGGCCATCAACATCTGGACAAGAAAGAAATCCAGTGGAAACTTACATTACATCAGATAG GTCTCGATGTGGTTCGTACTGACAGAACGCTGATATTTTTTGAAAAGCAAGAAAATTTGTCAAAACTTTGGGATATACTGGCTGTCTACTCCTGGTTTGATATCGATGTCGGGTACGGCCAAG GCATGAGTGATCTTTGCTCTCCTATGATTATTCTCCTTGATGATGAAGCCGATGCATTCTGGTGCTTTGAACGTTTGATGCGGAAATTG CGAGGGAATTTCAGATGCACCGGGAACTCTGTTGGGGTGGAGGAGCAACTTGTTAATCTTGCATCAATAACTCAAGTTGTTGATCCTAAACTTCATCAGCACTTAG AAACCCTGGGTGGGGGTGATTATCTGTTTGCTTTCCGAATGCTCATGGTCTTGTTTCGTCGGGAATTCTCTTTTGGCGATTCATTATACCTTTGGGAG ATGATGTGGGCCCTAGAATATGATCCTGACTTATTCTCCATGTACGAGGAGCATGAATCAACTCATGAAAAGTCGGAGGGATCTAAAGGGAAAGTCAAATCAACAAGACAGTGCGGAAAATTTGAAAGAGAGAACCTGAGAAATGGAGGCAAAAATGCTGCTGCACCTCTGCCTATTTCAGTTTTTTTAGTTGCCAGTGTGCTAAAAGATAAGAGTTCAAAGTTGTTAGCAGAAGCCAGAGGCTTAGATGATGTTGTTAAG ATATTGAATGACATGACTGGAAATCTTGATGCCAGAAAAGCATGCACGGGTGCCATGAAGCTTCACAAGAAATATCTAAAAAAG GCCAAAAATGCATGA
- the LOC140812255 gene encoding early nodulin-like protein 9 — MARFNVIYFLGIFNVLLLIKKNYAFEFKVGGSKGTWAAPADPNSSEYNQWAERNRFQIGDSLLFVYAADQDSVLQVNKDDYTNCNNASPIAKHNDGHTVIKLDQSGPHYFISGVDDNCRKNEKLVVVVMADRSNRSPPSPAPSGEESPSPPSDEDTNPTAAPSQEASPPNNGASSIVHGVVGTIGFALLGSSLVLAI, encoded by the exons ATGGCTCGATTTAATGTCATCTATTTCTTGGGGATTTTCAATGTTTTATTGCTGATTAAGAAAAATTACGCATTTGAATTTAAGGTTGGTGGCTCCAAAGGTACTTGGGCAGCTCCTGCTGATCCTAATTCTTCCGAGTACAATCAATGGGCCGAAAGAAATCGATTTCAAATCGGAGATTCCTTAT TGTTTGTGTATGCTGCTGATCAAGATTCTGTTCTGCAAGTTAACAAAGACGATTATACAAACTGTAATAATGCGTCTCCTATTGCGAAACACAACGATGGGCACACCGTGATCAAGCTGGATCAATCAGGGCCACATTATTTCATCAGTGGAGTGGATGATAATTGCCGCAAAAATGAGAAGTTGGTAGTAGTTGTCATGGCAGATAGAAGCAATCGTTCTCCTCCGTCTCCGGCACCTTCTGGCGAAGAATCCCCTTCCCCGCCTTCCGATGAGGACACAAACCCGACTGCAGCTCCCTCGCAGGAAGCTTCTCCTCCTAATAATggtgcttcttcaattgttcaTGGTGTCGTTGGAACCATTGGATTTGCGCTTCTTGGTTCGTCACTTGTTCTGGCTATTTAA
- the LOC140812993 gene encoding electron transfer flavoprotein subunit alpha, mitochondrial has product MAIKTVFGAIRNRSFSSRVSPCYRSLSTLVLAEHDGGSIKASSMSAVEAAKSLGDDNSVSLLLAGSGPSLQEAAAHAASMHPSISKVLIADSDKFTYPLAEPWAQLVRIVQQKGSYSHIIAGSSSFGKNILPRASALLDISPITDVTEIHGSHLFVRPIYAGNALSTVRYTGTNPCMLTIRSTSFPLGPTLTRSDSDAASLEKVDLSALDEDDAIGKSKYINLSHQDSERPDLGNARVVVTGGRALKSAENFKMIEKLAEKLGAAVGATRAAVDAGFVPNELQIGQTGKIVAPELYMAFGVSGAIQHLAGIRDSKVIVAVNKDADAPIFQVADYGLVGDLFEVIPQLLEKIPEKK; this is encoded by the exons ATGGCAATCAAGACCGTGTTCGGAGCGATTCGAAATCGTTCGTTTTCTAGTCGTGTGTCTCCCTGCTATCGATCT CTCAGCACACTGGTTTTAGCTGAACATGATGGAGGCTCAATAAAAGCTTCATCGATGAGTGCTGTGGAGGCTGCTAAATCTTTGGGTGATGACAACTCAGTATCTTTACTGCTTGCTGGTTCTGGTCCTTCCTTGCAAGAAGCAGCCGCTCATGCTGCTTCAATGCATCCTTCCATTTCTAAG GTTCTTATTGCTGATTCAGACAAGTTTACCTATCCTCTGGCAGAACCATGGGCTCAACTAGTACGTATAGTGCAGCAAAAAGGCAGCTACTCACATATAATTGCTGGATCAAGTTCTTTTGGGAAGAATATACTCCCTCGTGCATCTGCTCTGCTGGACATTTCTCCAATCACTGATGTCACGGAGATTCATGGATCTCATCTCTTTGTCAG GCCAATATATGCTGGTAATGCTCTGAGTACTGTTCGTTATACTGGCACCAACCCTTGCATGTTGACAATTAGATCTACGTCTTTCCCACTGGGACCAACGTTGACTCGTTCAGATTCTGATGCTGCATCACTTGAGAAGGTTGATCTCTCTGCCTTAGACGAAG atgaTGCAATCGGCAAATCAAAATACATAAACCTCTCACATCAAGATTCTGAACGCCCAGATCTAGGAAATGCACGTGTCGTGGTCACCGGAGGACGAGCTCTAAAAAGTGCCGAGAATTTCAAAATGATTGAAAAGCTTGCGGAGAAACTTGGTGCTGCAG TCGGCGCCACACGTGCTGCTGTTGATGCCGGATTTGTTCCAAATGAACTACAG ATAGGTCAGACTGGGAAAATTGTCGCTCCTGAATTATACATGGCTTTTGGTGTTTCTGGAGCTATTCAACACTTGGCAGGCATCAGAGATTCTAAGGTCATTGTTGCTGTAAATAAAGATGCAGATGCACCGATTTTCCAG GTTGCTGATTATGGACTGGTCGGTGATCTTTTCGAAGTCATACCACAATTGTTAGAGAAAATTCCTGAGAAAAAGTAG